One Stenotrophomonas maltophilia DNA window includes the following coding sequences:
- a CDS encoding acyl carrier protein: MTKNELFDRIVSILTDSFEIEPARVTPQARLYDDLDIDSIDAVDLIVQLKPLLGRNLQPEAFKAVRTVQDIVDVTHGLLPDQAAA, translated from the coding sequence ATGACCAAGAATGAACTGTTCGATCGCATCGTTTCCATCCTCACCGACAGCTTCGAGATCGAACCGGCCCGGGTCACGCCCCAGGCCCGCCTGTACGACGATCTGGACATCGACAGCATCGATGCGGTCGATCTGATCGTTCAACTCAAGCCGCTGCTGGGTCGCAACCTGCAGCCGGAAGCATTCAAGGCCGTGCGTACGGTGCAGGACATCGTCGATGTGACGCATGGCCTGCTACCGGACCAGGCGGCCGCCTGA
- a CDS encoding lysophospholipid acyltransferase family protein — translation MAEGLRRLDHAWRVFGTALCFLAFGLGGLVLGTVVMPLLLLMRDPLARRRRARRLVQLAFAGQLRLMRSLGVMTCEIEGRERLQRDGLLVLANHPTLIDVVCLVSLLPNAECVVKRAVASNPFMRGVVRAAGYIANDDGPGLVDDCVKAVRAGGSLVIFPEGTRSVPGQPLRLQRGAANIAVRGGLDITPVRITCTPPALAKGQKWYRIPSRCFHVRLQIGEDIPISPFLVEDDSPGGNALAARRVSEHLSRYFDLSGDPTRAST, via the coding sequence GTGGCTGAGGGGCTGCGCCGCCTCGATCATGCGTGGCGTGTGTTCGGCACGGCGCTGTGCTTTCTTGCTTTTGGCCTGGGCGGGCTGGTGCTGGGAACGGTGGTAATGCCGCTGCTGCTGTTGATGCGCGACCCACTCGCGCGCCGCCGCCGTGCCCGCCGTCTGGTCCAGCTCGCCTTCGCCGGCCAGCTGCGGCTGATGCGCAGCCTGGGTGTGATGACCTGCGAGATCGAAGGGCGCGAACGCCTGCAGCGCGACGGTCTGCTGGTGCTGGCCAACCATCCAACGCTCATCGATGTGGTCTGCCTTGTGTCACTGCTGCCCAACGCGGAGTGCGTGGTCAAGCGCGCGGTGGCCAGCAACCCGTTCATGCGCGGTGTGGTGCGGGCCGCCGGCTACATTGCCAACGACGATGGGCCCGGCCTGGTCGATGACTGCGTGAAGGCGGTCCGTGCAGGTGGCAGCCTGGTCATCTTTCCGGAGGGCACCCGCAGCGTGCCCGGGCAGCCACTGCGGCTGCAGCGCGGCGCCGCCAACATCGCCGTCCGCGGCGGTCTGGACATCACGCCGGTGCGGATCACCTGTACGCCGCCAGCCCTGGCCAAAGGGCAGAAATGGTATCGTATTCCCTCGCGTTGCTTTCACGTTCGGCTGCAGATCGGCGAAGATATCCCGATCTCGCCATTTCTGGTCGAAGACGACTCGCCAGGAGGGAATGCCCTGGCGGCACGTCGCGTCAGCGAGCACCTTTCCCGTTACTTCGACCTGTCTGGAGACCCCACCCGTGCAAGCACTTGA
- a CDS encoding phosphopantetheine-binding protein, with protein MQALEHEIKVLIISSLSLEDITPEDIDPVAPLFVEGLGLDSIDALELGLALQKKYGVSLSSDSEETRRHFSSVRALGEFVAAHRS; from the coding sequence GTGCAAGCACTTGAGCACGAGATCAAGGTATTGATCATTTCCTCGCTTTCACTGGAGGACATCACGCCGGAGGATATCGATCCGGTTGCGCCGCTGTTCGTCGAGGGCCTTGGCCTGGATTCGATCGATGCGCTGGAACTGGGCCTGGCGCTGCAGAAGAAGTACGGTGTGAGCCTGTCATCCGACTCGGAAGAGACCCGCCGCCATTTTTCCAGCGTGCGCGCGCTTGGCGAGTTCGTCGCCGCCCATCGGTCGTAA